A section of the Clostridium omnivorum genome encodes:
- a CDS encoding acyl-CoA thioesterase, whose translation MYMNETKIKVRYVETDQMGIVHHSNYYAWFEVGRTEFISASGMNYREMEKQGVLLPLVESSCKYIQGAKYEDVLTIKTWIEELNGAKVVFNYHVIREEDNKVLAKGSTTHAFVNKEFKIINLKKKNGDMWELLEELTR comes from the coding sequence ATGTATATGAATGAAACTAAGATTAAGGTAAGATATGTTGAGACAGATCAAATGGGAATAGTACATCATTCAAATTATTATGCATGGTTTGAAGTTGGACGAACTGAGTTTATTTCAGCTTCAGGTATGAATTACAGAGAAATGGAGAAGCAAGGGGTTCTTTTACCATTAGTAGAAAGCAGTTGTAAATATATTCAGGGTGCAAAGTATGAAGATGTTCTTACTATAAAAACATGGATTGAAGAGCTTAATGGTGCAAAGGTAGTCTTTAATTATCATGTTATTAGAGAAGAGGATAATAAAGTACTTGCTAAAGGAAGCACAACACATGCATTTGTTAATAAGGAGTTTAAAATAATAAATCTGAAAAAAAAGAACGGAGATATGTGGGAGCTATTGGAGGAACTGACTAGATGA
- a CDS encoding DegV family protein: MPIKIVADSSCDLNDDLREKMNITLVPLTLELEDKAYIDDDNLDLKTYLKHMAECKTSPKTACPSPDDYINSYKGEESVFVVTLSSKLSGSYNSAELARNIYIDDIGNKFIHVFDSLSASVGQTLVSIKIHDLAKLNISELEIVEKVNNYIKEMKTFFLLESLEHLAKAGRLNPIIAKVASMLSIKPIMGSTDEGTIRLVEKSRGYKKAFSRFVDIIGEEGKNLEDKILGIAHCNCLDRALSFKEEVLKKYNFKDIVIVDMNGLSSTYADDGGLVIAF; this comes from the coding sequence ATGCCAATTAAAATTGTAGCCGACAGTAGTTGTGACCTTAATGATGATTTAAGAGAAAAAATGAATATTACACTTGTTCCATTGACATTAGAGCTTGAGGACAAGGCATATATAGATGATGATAATCTAGATCTTAAAACATACTTAAAACACATGGCGGAATGTAAGACTTCACCAAAAACAGCCTGTCCATCGCCTGACGACTATATAAATTCTTATAAAGGTGAAGAAAGCGTTTTTGTTGTCACACTTTCTTCAAAACTTAGCGGTTCTTATAATAGCGCAGAACTAGCAAGAAATATTTACATAGATGATATAGGCAATAAGTTCATTCATGTTTTTGATTCTCTTAGTGCTTCTGTAGGCCAAACCTTAGTTAGTATTAAAATACACGATTTGGCTAAGTTAAATATTAGTGAACTGGAGATTGTTGAAAAAGTTAATAACTATATAAAGGAAATGAAAACTTTTTTCCTTTTAGAAAGTCTTGAACACCTGGCTAAGGCTGGAAGACTTAATCCAATTATTGCTAAGGTAGCATCTATGTTATCAATTAAACCTATAATGGGCTCCACTGATGAAGGCACAATTAGACTCGTAGAAAAATCAAGAGGATATAAAAAAGCTTTTTCAAGATTTGTTGATATAATTGGTGAAGAAGGTAAAAATCTAGAAGACAAAATACTAGGTATAGCCCACTGTAACTGCTTAGACAGAGCTTTGAGTTTTAAAGAAGAAGTATTAAAAAAATATAATTTCAAAGATATTGTTATAGTTGATATGAATGGTTTAAGTTCAACTTATGCTGATGATGGTGGACTTGTTATAGCCTTTTAA
- a CDS encoding DNA topoisomerase: MGKFLFITEKPSVAMDYVKLLNVKGTKLDGYIESDKMIFTWCVGHLVTMSYPEVYDEKLKKWTLETLPFMPKAYKYEVIPSVQKQFNVVKALLTREDITTIYVCTDSGREGEYIYRLVDEMVGVSGKEKKRVWIDSQTEEEIKRGIKEAKPLSDYDALAASAYLRAKEDYLLGINFSRVLTLVYGRIIANMLRNDRVVISVGRVMSCVLGMIVDREREIRSFVSVPFYKLSSTFKIGDELRYEGEWKAVEGSKYFESALLYNEGGFKKREDAEKLIEDLRSYLTYNKPVVDKITKSTENKAAPLLFNLAELQNECSKKFKINPDQTLSVVQSLYEKKMVTYPRTDARVLSKAVAKEIIKNIKGLTFFKQDEEIKSAAENIIEKKWQEKIVNSKYIDDSKITDHYAIIPTGEGLNSYEGLKGIEKNIYETVVRRFLAIFYPAAKYSKISVDTIIGAEHFFTNNKVCVEKGYLEILKPEGSKEKDMVFLSSLKKGQKVELDAFNIKDGETTPPKRFTSGSIIIAMENAGKLIEDEELREHIKGAGIGTSATRAEILKKLEKIEYIKTNNKTQVLTPTSKGEMIYEVIKESIPSLLNPTLTASWEKGLKMVAQKEIVTEEFMAKLEKYTKVNVDRVAKSNGYRIVKRINTVKEIYK, translated from the coding sequence ATGGGCAAATTTTTATTTATTACAGAGAAACCTTCCGTAGCAATGGATTATGTAAAGTTGTTAAATGTAAAAGGTACAAAGCTTGATGGTTATATAGAATCTGATAAAATGATTTTTACCTGGTGTGTAGGTCATTTAGTTACTATGAGTTACCCTGAAGTTTATGATGAGAAACTAAAAAAATGGACCTTAGAGACACTTCCCTTTATGCCTAAGGCTTATAAATATGAGGTAATTCCATCAGTCCAAAAACAATTTAATGTGGTTAAAGCTTTACTTACAAGAGAGGATATTACCACAATTTATGTGTGTACAGACTCTGGAAGAGAAGGAGAATATATATATAGATTAGTAGATGAAATGGTTGGAGTTTCAGGAAAGGAAAAGAAAAGAGTATGGATTGATTCTCAAACTGAAGAGGAGATAAAAAGAGGAATAAAGGAAGCGAAGCCTCTATCTGATTATGATGCATTGGCAGCATCTGCTTATTTAAGAGCTAAAGAGGATTACTTGCTTGGAATAAATTTTTCTAGAGTATTAACTCTAGTTTATGGAAGAATAATAGCAAATATGCTTAGAAATGATAGGGTTGTGATTTCAGTAGGAAGAGTTATGAGCTGTGTTCTTGGAATGATAGTGGATAGAGAAAGAGAGATAAGAAGCTTTGTTAGTGTTCCTTTTTACAAACTTTCTTCAACCTTTAAAATAGGCGATGAGCTTCGATATGAGGGGGAATGGAAGGCGGTAGAAGGCTCAAAATATTTTGAATCTGCACTTTTATATAATGAAGGTGGTTTTAAAAAAAGAGAAGATGCTGAAAAATTAATAGAAGACTTAAGGAGCTACCTAACTTATAATAAGCCAGTAGTTGACAAGATTACAAAGAGCACAGAAAACAAAGCAGCACCACTTTTGTTTAATTTAGCTGAACTTCAAAACGAATGTTCAAAAAAGTTTAAGATAAATCCTGATCAAACATTATCAGTAGTGCAAAGTTTATATGAAAAGAAAATGGTGACCTATCCTAGAACCGATGCAAGAGTATTATCCAAAGCAGTTGCAAAGGAGATAATAAAAAATATTAAGGGGCTTACTTTTTTTAAACAGGATGAAGAAATAAAAAGCGCTGCCGAAAATATAATAGAAAAAAAGTGGCAGGAGAAAATAGTTAATTCAAAATACATAGATGATAGCAAAATTACTGATCACTATGCAATAATTCCAACTGGGGAAGGCTTGAACAGTTATGAAGGCTTGAAGGGTATAGAAAAGAATATATATGAGACAGTAGTAAGAAGGTTTTTAGCAATTTTTTATCCTGCTGCAAAATATTCTAAAATTAGTGTAGATACAATTATTGGAGCAGAACACTTCTTTACCAATAATAAAGTATGTGTTGAAAAAGGATATCTTGAAATCTTAAAGCCAGAAGGAAGCAAAGAGAAGGATATGGTCTTTTTAAGTAGTTTGAAAAAGGGCCAAAAGGTTGAATTAGATGCCTTTAATATTAAAGATGGAGAAACTACGCCTCCCAAGAGATTTACTTCAGGTTCTATAATTATCGCAATGGAAAATGCCGGTAAACTAATTGAAGATGAGGAGCTAAGAGAACATATAAAGGGAGCAGGAATTGGAACTAGTGCTACTAGAGCAGAAATTTTGAAAAAGCTGGAGAAAATAGAATATATAAAAACCAACAATAAGACTCAAGTGTTAACTCCAACATCAAAAGGTGAAATGATATACGAAGTAATTAAGGAATCAATACCAAGTCTTCTTAATCCTACCCTAACCGCTAGCTGGGAAAAAGGATTGAAGATGGTTGCACAAAAGGAAATAGTAACAGAAGAATTTATGGCTAAGTTAGAAAAATATACTAAAGTAAATGTTGATAGGGTGGCTAAAAGTAATGGATATAGAATAGTTAAAAGGATAAATACAGTTAAAGAAATATATAAATAA
- a CDS encoding serine/threonine-protein kinase, with the protein MLSSGILLDNRYEIIKVLGKGGMSTVYLAKDKRLNKNWAVKEVKESFRDQVDLSAEPNILKNLNHIGIPKIIDIFNENDNLYIVEDFIEGNNLEQYIKMNTDISITSILSITSKICEILEYLHGLEPPIIYRDLKPQNIIISNEQQVTLVDFGISKIYKVNGNMDTVALGTKGYAAPEQYGANQSNIRSDIYGLGAVIFFLINKRSPNTINEPLKDDSYSMEIGKEIKDIIKKCMQIEPGDRFESINTLKKYIDNIIENNDKTTKILDYSFYNNPSDRTEIMDNKSIEFKTELNDKSIHKKNKKSRKKIILVAVTFLILLLCFSSFLAYNENNKVLDNKDSSVQKEQIVDSKENTNKDAIDMPNNEDNESTQDNNNQVMQPQNNQESMVNNNNDLKNWENYKKDLEELKKSYNKSKGKGKNKHN; encoded by the coding sequence ATGTTAAGTAGTGGAATACTATTGGATAATAGATATGAGATAATAAAAGTGCTTGGAAAAGGTGGAATGAGCACTGTTTATTTAGCTAAAGATAAAAGACTCAATAAAAATTGGGCAGTAAAAGAAGTGAAAGAAAGCTTTAGAGACCAAGTGGACCTTTCAGCAGAGCCTAATATTTTAAAGAATTTAAATCATATTGGGATTCCTAAAATAATAGATATTTTTAATGAAAATGATAATCTATACATAGTTGAGGATTTTATAGAAGGTAACAATTTAGAACAGTATATAAAAATGAATACGGATATTTCAATTACTTCTATTTTATCGATAACATCTAAGATCTGTGAGATATTAGAATACCTGCATGGATTAGAACCACCAATTATTTATAGAGATTTAAAGCCTCAGAATATCATTATTTCTAATGAACAGCAAGTAACCCTTGTAGATTTTGGAATATCAAAAATATATAAAGTAAATGGAAACATGGACACGGTAGCATTGGGAACTAAGGGGTATGCGGCTCCGGAGCAATATGGCGCCAATCAATCAAATATCAGAAGTGATATTTATGGACTTGGAGCAGTAATATTCTTTTTAATAAATAAAAGGAGCCCTAATACTATTAATGAACCGCTTAAAGATGATAGCTATTCTATGGAGATAGGTAAGGAAATAAAGGATATTATAAAAAAATGTATGCAAATAGAACCTGGTGATAGGTTCGAAAGCATTAATACTTTAAAAAAGTATATTGATAATATAATTGAAAATAACGACAAAACAACTAAAATTTTAGATTATAGCTTTTACAATAATCCTTCTGACAGAACAGAAATAATGGATAATAAAAGTATTGAATTTAAAACAGAATTGAATGATAAATCCATTCATAAGAAAAATAAGAAGAGCAGAAAGAAAATCATTTTAGTAGCAGTCACTTTCTTGATTTTATTATTGTGCTTTTCTAGTTTTTTGGCATACAATGAAAATAATAAAGTTTTGGATAATAAAGATAGCAGCGTTCAAAAGGAGCAAATAGTAGATTCCAAGGAGAATACTAATAAGGATGCAATAGATATGCCGAACAATGAAGATAATGAGAGTACGCAAGACAATAATAATCAAGTGATGCAACCACAAAATAATCAGGAAAGTATGGTTAATAATAATAATGACTTAAAAAATTGGGAAAATTATAAAAAGGATCTTGAGGAGTTAAAAAAGAGCTATAATAAATCGAAGGGAAAGGGTAAAAATAAGCACAATTAG
- a CDS encoding HNH endonuclease signature motif containing protein, which produces MNRCEVCGKAADIHHIVHKSEGGLDFPLNYKYLCGEHHRGKHGPHRDNSIDIEYKLEFQYKLQQVLYKKYYGFDELIDMLELNKSKAKRILKGLKLYKEGYYTEDIIYKLMGSKKYEEYMMHEYKDFIPIFYSV; this is translated from the coding sequence TTGAATAGGTGTGAAGTGTGCGGTAAAGCAGCTGATATACATCACATTGTGCATAAATCCGAGGGGGGACTTGATTTCCCTTTAAATTATAAATATCTATGTGGAGAGCACCATAGAGGAAAGCACGGACCTCATAGGGATAATTCTATAGATATAGAATATAAATTAGAGTTTCAGTATAAATTGCAGCAGGTTTTATATAAAAAGTATTATGGCTTTGATGAATTAATAGATATGTTAGAACTTAATAAAAGTAAGGCTAAAAGGATATTAAAGGGGTTAAAGCTCTATAAAGAGGGTTATTATACAGAGGACATTATTTACAAGTTAATGGGAAGTAAAAAGTATGAAGAATATATGATGCATGAATATAAGGACTTTATTCCTATATTCTATTCAGTTTAA
- a CDS encoding lysophospholipid acyltransferase family protein encodes MKILWYGYFVIYLIVTSFWRIKLTSLKKRSKVEAELYAYGKAKKISKHIMKISKTTSEVRGINNIPEGPCLFVANHQAIVDAFLMVGYIDKPFGFIAKKEIEKIPLVRSWLRDMNTVFMDREDVRESIKSINIGIETLKRGYSMAIFPEGTRSLKSEMGDFKKGSMKLALKAGVPVVPITIDGTYKVLEVGRKVSGHTVTMVVHKPIYVNKLTKEEQSNLSDTVHQIIEDELIIIRQ; translated from the coding sequence ATGAAAATACTGTGGTATGGATATTTTGTAATTTATCTTATAGTAACTTCGTTTTGGAGAATAAAATTAACTTCTTTAAAGAAGAGGTCTAAGGTGGAAGCAGAGTTGTATGCATATGGAAAAGCAAAAAAGATAAGTAAGCATATTATGAAGATATCTAAGACAACCTCGGAGGTAAGAGGTATAAATAATATACCAGAAGGACCATGCCTATTCGTAGCCAATCATCAAGCAATTGTTGATGCATTTTTAATGGTTGGCTATATTGACAAGCCATTTGGATTTATAGCAAAAAAAGAAATAGAGAAAATACCTCTTGTAAGAAGCTGGCTTAGAGATATGAACACAGTTTTTATGGATAGAGAGGATGTAAGAGAGTCAATAAAATCTATTAATATAGGAATAGAAACCTTAAAAAGGGGATATTCTATGGCAATTTTTCCAGAGGGTACAAGAAGTTTAAAATCTGAAATGGGAGATTTTAAGAAGGGAAGCATGAAACTAGCATTGAAGGCAGGTGTTCCCGTAGTTCCAATAACTATAGATGGAACATATAAGGTATTAGAAGTAGGTAGAAAAGTAAGTGGACATACAGTAACCATGGTGGTTCATAAGCCTATATATGTTAATAAGCTCACTAAGGAGGAACAAAGCAATCTTTCTGATACTGTGCATCAAATTATCGAAGATGAACTTATAATTATTAGGCAGTAA
- a CDS encoding tetratricopeptide repeat protein: MKNKDYELKPVEGLSLKPFYLKSPKMNVRVYVVSGIMLLILAIVYPYLFAAVPFYFYYIYKKIKYYKSEPSILLHEAIDKYLLDELDDSLNLLNRLSDMEPDNIKCNTLRALIYYSQEYYEKAAEMLEKVPHKIIGNDLDLMLKLADSYLKIQEKDKAIKVYNNILKVYPNSEFIKDILKNVK, from the coding sequence ATGAAGAATAAAGATTATGAGTTAAAGCCTGTAGAAGGACTTTCTTTAAAACCATTCTATTTGAAAAGTCCAAAGATGAATGTTCGTGTATATGTAGTGTCTGGAATTATGTTATTGATATTAGCAATAGTATATCCATACTTATTTGCTGCTGTACCATTTTATTTTTATTATATTTATAAGAAGATTAAGTATTATAAAAGTGAGCCAAGCATCCTTCTACATGAAGCTATTGATAAATATTTATTGGATGAGCTAGATGATAGCTTAAATCTATTAAATAGATTATCTGATATGGAACCTGATAATATAAAATGTAATACTTTAAGAGCACTTATATATTATTCTCAGGAATACTACGAAAAAGCGGCCGAAATGCTTGAAAAAGTACCACATAAAATAATAGGCAATGACCTAGATTTAATGCTTAAGCTTGCCGATTCATATCTCAAAATTCAAGAAAAGGATAAGGCGATTAAAGTATACAATAACATCTTAAAGGTTTACCCTAATAGCGAATTTATTAAAGATATACTGAAAAATGTTAAATAA